The sequence below is a genomic window from Salvelinus namaycush isolate Seneca chromosome 2, SaNama_1.0, whole genome shotgun sequence.
cctccctccctccctccctccagaccaCTGGTGATTCACCAGATTCACATTCTCCTACTGCACACACCCATCCTTTGTCCCATATCACCTACGGTCCATATTACGTGTGGGACTAAGAACAAAGAGTCAAACAGATAAGAgattattatactgtatgttctcTTACTATGATAACATTACAATAACCACAGGTTTTTGTCTGATCAGGATTTCAGATTGCTTGTTGTGTTGCTCTCTGTTTATATAACACAGTACGTATGTCTGTAAATGATGTTCTGAATGCTATGGCTCACCTGTAGACAGCCCTGTGTGTCTGGTCCCTCTCTTCTCCATTGATGGTACAGGAGAACAGCCCAAATGACTCTGTACCtgcacaggtaaacacacacccCAGTGAGAACACCGATACACTTGATACACTTGTTGGGCGGTACATTAATGTAACCCATAGGACCTCTGAATAAAatctaaataaataataactgcATCTGTCAAAATAACTTATGTTGATGAAATTCTTGTTCTTCCCATTTGTAATAGACCATTAATTATGTATATGATCATTCATTAATGAAGTGACTGGTTAATGATGGTTCAGTGATCTTTTATCACGCTACAGGGAGAGCTAACATGGACACTCATTTATCATATGATTTATCAAATGAGAGTCAAAATGGTATGAAAACCCAAGTATAAGCTTCATTCGCCACTTTTTTCGTCACAACAATATGTTTGACTACAGCCCCTATCCCCCTTGCTAGTAGCTAAAATTGTTCAGGTGCTAATGGTTAGTTTGTAGTTAGTTAGTTGGTCTGTAGCCTACTTACTGGAGGATTGTGAGATGCAGGACATTAGCTAGTTAATTAattagtttgtttgtgtgtagccTACTTACTGGATGATTGTGAGAGCCAGAAAGTTAGTTAGTTACTAGAGGATTGTGAGATGCAGTAagatagttagttagttagttagttagttactgGAGGATTGTGAGATGCAGTAAGTTAGTTAGTTACTGTAGGATTGTGAGATGCAGTAAGTTAGTTAGTTACTGTAGGATTGTGAGATGCAGTAagttaaactgaacaaaaatctaaaaacaacatgcaacaatttcaacgattttactgagttacagatcatataaagaaatcagtcaattgaaataatttcatttggccctaatctatggattttacataactgggcaggggtgcaaccatgggtgggcctgggaggagggaggagggagggcccaggcccacccactggggagtcaggcccagcaaatcaaaatgagtttttccccacaaaagggcttttttaaagacagaaatactcctcagttccatcagctgtccgggtggctggtgtATCGATTTCCCATAGGTgtagaagccggatgtggaggtcttgggctggcgtAGTTACACGTGGTTTGCGGTCGTGAGTccggttggacgtattgccaaattctccaaAATGACGTTAGAGGCAGctcatggtagagaaatgaacaataatttctctggcaacagctctggcagacattcctgcagtcagcatgccatttgcacgctccctcaaaatttgagacatctgtggcattgtgttgtgtgacaaaactgcacatttagagtttccttttattgtccccagcagaaggtgcacctgtgtaatgatcatgctgtttaatcagcttcttgatatgccacacctgtcaggtggatggattatcttggcaaaggagaaatgttcactaacaggaatgtaaacaaatttgtgcacaaagttTTAGAGTACTTAGCTTTTTGTGCGCATGGAAAAATgatgggatctttaatttcagcacatgaaacatgggaccaacactttacatgttgcattcataGTTTTGTTCAGTATTAGTTACTGGAGGATTGAGATACAGTGAGTTAGCTAGTTAAGGAATTAGTTAGCCAGTTAGTTTGTAGCCTGCTTACAGAGTATTGGGAGGTGCAGTAACATTGTTAGTttcagtaccttcagaaagtattcacaccccttgaccttttccacattttgttgtgttaaagcctcaatttaaaatggataaaatttagattttgtgtcattggcctacacacaataccccataatgtcaaagtggaattatgtttaaggagtcaataagtattcaacctgtcacgccctgaccatagagagcttttattctctatgttggttaggtcggggtgtgattaagggtgggttatctaggtgaattctatttctatgttggcctagtatggttcccaatcagaggcagctgtttatcgttgtctctgattggggatcatatttaggtagccatttccccattgtgctttgtgggatcttgtctatgtatagttgcctgtcaGCATTATTCTAGCTTCACGTTTCatttgttcgttttgttgttttattctttgaagttttctattccaaaataaaggatggaaacataccacgctgcatcttggtctactccttATGACCGTAGACGAACGTGACACAACCCCtttattatggcaagcctaataAGTTCAGGAGCAACAAGTCACATaccaagttgcatggactcactctgtgtgcaataatagcatttaaaaaaaaataatgaccacctcatctctgtacccgacacatacaactatctgtaaggtccctcagtcgagcagtgaatttcaaacaaagattcaaccacaaagaccagggagtttttccaatgcctcacaaagggcacctattgataaaaatacaaaaagtataaattgaatatccctttgagcatggtgaagttattaattacactttgaatggtgtatcaatatacccagtcactacaaagatacaggcatccttcctaactcagttgccggagaggaaggaaacctctcaggaATTTTACAATGAGGCAAATGGTTTAATGTCTGTGATAGGTGATAgatgaaaactgaggatggatcaacaacattgtaattactccacaatactaacctaaatgacagagtgaaaaggaggaagcctgtacataaaaaatattccaaaacatgcatcctgtttgcaataaggcactaaagtataaCTGCAAAAAATGTGCGAAAGAAATTAAAGCATtatttttggggtaaatccaacaaaacgcatcactgagtaccactcttcatatttttaagcatggtggtggctgcatcatgttatgggataCTTGTctttggcaaggactagggagtttttttaggatgaaaaaagaaacggaatagagctaagcacaggcaaattcCAAGAGGAAAATCTGCTTCAATCGCTTTCCAACGGACATTCTGAgacaaattcacttttcagcagaaTTCTCCTTTCAGCACAATaaactaaaacacaaggtcaaatatacaATGGAGTTGCTCACCAAGATGACcttgaatgtccctgagtggcctagttaaagttttgacttaaataggcttggaaatctatggcaagacttgaaatggctgtctagcaatgatcaacaaccaactgggcagagcttgaagaatttaaaaaaataatatggtgcaaatattgtacaatccagtcgTGCAAAatacttagagacttacccataaagactcacaactgaaatcgctgccaaaggtgattctaacactTATTGACttatgggtgtgaatacttatgtaagtgagatatttctgtatatcATTTTCAatacaaaaaattctaaaaacatgttattgtgtgtagatgggtgagaatgaAACacttatttaatccattttgaattcaggctgcaacacaaaaacatgtggaataagtcaaggggtatgaatactttctaaaggcactgtagtTAGCTAGTCTGTTAGTTGGCATCCTACTTACTGGAGGATCGTGAGGTGCTGTTGACAAACACGTTGAGGAACTTCTTGGAGAAATGCATGTCAGCCTCGGGGGAGGAGTCTTCTGACGAGCTGAGGAGTTCTGGCTGCACCACTCCGTTCCCCCGGCCGTTCCCCACCTCCCCCGTCCCAAGAGGGTCATCATCACACAGTGTAGACAGCTCACTGTCGTCACTCAGCACTGAGGTACACCTGGGAGGGACACGGTTCACACAGGTTAGTAATTAAACAACTACATGTACTTTAAATTAAGTCCACCTAAACCCTTAATGAAGGTGGGCCCTTTCCGTAGGTACGTACCGCCTGAGGCTGACCAGCTCCAGTGTAGTGTTCTCATCCACCACCAGAGTGTACTTCATGGAGTCGTACGCCAGACCATCATCATCTGGCCTGGACCGCAGGGCCTGCAGGGGGAGGTCCCTCACACACAGGGGGGGGTCCTGCTTTGACAGGGGGAGGTCCCGGACGCTCTCATCGATAGGCGGGGAGCTGTCCAGGTATTGATTGCTGCCACGATAGGATGACTGCTTCCTCAGGCAGCTCAGGAATGGGGAGCagtctccttcctcttcctcctcctcttcctcatcgttgtcggtggaGTAGGTGAGGCTGAAGCATCGGTTGGTCTGGGCCGTGGGGATGTCCAGCGTCATGCTGTGTTTGACCGTGGTGATGCGTTCCAGGGAGGCCGTAGAGCGTCCGGTGGGCTTGGTCTCCATCTCGCGGCCCTCGTCCTTGTCACTCGCTACGCTCTCACTCAGACTGGGAGAGTCCAGTTCCTTCCTCCCCTCCAGCATCATCAGGTCATTATCAGGCTCCACAATAACATCCATATCCTCATCCTTCTTCTTGGTGTTTTTGCCTGATTTAGGGCTGGTGAAGTCTTTCTCAGAGTCCTGAGTGTGGTTGTTGTCTGTGGATACCCTGTTGCCATAGCGCTCCACGATCACCGGTCTGATGGTGTCAGCTGTAGGATTGTTCATGTACAGACAGGAGCCAAATCTTTCCTTTGCTTTCCCTGCATTCCCTTTGGGTGGCTCTGCACTCTTCTCCCTCTTATTTCTATCCTTCCCTTCCTTCCTCAGGCCCCTCCCTTCTTTATCCTCCTCCTTCGAACTCTTCGTCCCAGATTTCTGCATTTGTTCGTCCGTGGCTTCGGTGAACGCGTCTGGCTCGATGTCCGAGGAGGGTGAGATGGTGTCTGAGATGGACACTGACCTCTTGAAACAGTCCTCAGGACAGCTGATTGGATAAGACCCCTCCGAGATCATCTTGTTCACCAGGTTGCTTAGCAACCAGGGTGAGTCTGAATTCTCGCTCAGCTCATCCTCGCTCTCCGACTCGGACCCTCCCTCACTGTTCCCATCGTAGTCGTCAGCATGGGTGGGTATGAGTCTTGGTCCTACTGGCAGGTAGAAGGAGCGTTTGAAGCTCTCCAGGCTGTGGTCTGGTTCTATCTGGAGGACCATCTGTCTGGACATGCTGTCCTCACAGCGCTGGGCTGGGGGCAGGGTCTCATCTGGGTCGGCCTGGTGCTCATAGGGCaagtcattatcatcatcatcatctacacTTTGTAGGCCCATCAGAGCCTGGCCATCATCATAGGGCTCTGGGGGTAGGATGAGGGAGTCAGCAGGGGAGGGGGTGGCCAGGGTGGAGGAGAAAAGTTGTGAAGGTGAGGGTAAGGGTGAGTCCTCTTTGATGGAGTCTGGCTGGCCAAGAAGGAGTGATACCTTCATTCCCACAATTCCACTGTCCTGTTCTAACTCGGTGTCCGGGTCCAGTTCCTGATCGGAGGTGGGTGAACTGGCCTCCTCGATGGAGTTGGTGAGGTGGGAGGAGCGTCCACTACTACTGTCATCACTGGTCAGGTCCAGCTCTGTCTCTGAGATGGAAGAGATCATGTTGGAGACCAGGGGTCCTCCGCAGGCGAATGCTGCCTCAAGCTCCCCTTCGATGTCTGAGTCAGACCCGGGAGAGCTCAGGTCCTGGTCTTGGTCTGAGTTGGTGTAGCACCGCTTGGCGTTCATGTCAGCAATACCCGGGTCCGAGGATGGAGAGTTGGAGTCATTGGCCACCTCATTGGCTGCACCTGGACGCTGGCTCTGATCAGTGCTTCGGGATTGGTCCAGAACATCAGAGCGGCTTGATGACATGTAGCTGGAGAAGGAAGCCAGCTCAGAGGGCTCGATGGAGGGGAACTCAACGTAGACTGAGCTCTGGTTCTCCTTACACACCATGTCATAGGTCTCCTTACACATAAACTCTACGTCAAAATCTTTCTCCAGCTCCTCATCTGACAGAGGGGTGTCAGCTCCGTCGTTCCCCCCGATGGGAGCAGTGGAGGACAGGCATCGGCTGGTCCCATCTGGGTCATTCTCCAGTTCCGGGTCTAGGCCTGACTCAGTAGTGACCGTGTAGGTGTCGGTGGCACGTCGCTGGGTGGACGTGCAGGACCGTGAAagtttgtggttgtggtcagcgCTGTTGAGGTCGTGGTCAACCTCAGTGTCAGAGCATTGGGATTGCTCATCCAGGGATGGAACTCTGAAGATCAGAGGGTCAGCTGAGGAGTTAATGACCTCATTAGAGCCCGGGTGAGACTTGTGTTGACCGAAGGAGCctgttggagagagggagatataggggAAAGGGGAGACAGGGAAGAGAAAGAGTGaagatagataaagagagatgGTAGAGGGTGAGGGAGAAATGAGAAATGAGAGAAATGAGAATTGATCATGTGAGCATTATAACAATAGCAGATTTGAACCAGAAGTCACCAAAGTGGGGATGGCAGTGAGGGGAGCATGAGATAAACCGACCTATGCAAACTATCCTTGTGTTGCGTCCAAACACTCAATAACAAATGAATTCTCACAAATTGGACTAGGAACTATTGGTGTCAAAATGGAGCCCATTTATTAGAGAATCCCAAACGAAGTTTGCCAAAGTCTTTATCTATAGCTCTGGCCAGTGAGGACAGGACGACTACACTTTCACATCACGTCACTTCATGTTTATGGGGGATGATGACCTCTGAACTCTGacaggcagccattttgtttgttaccGTATTCAGGCCTCTCCCGTCTGTTGCCTTCCATGTCGCAAAGGAGGGGCCTGCGAGGGGACTGGGGGTAGGCGCCCTCCCCTGCCTGTTTGGGGGGAGTACCTTTGCTCTGGGACCCTGGGGCCTGGGGGGCTGGTTGGGAGGGGCACTGGCCCGTCACGTGACTCCCATCCTCCAGACAAGAGTGGGTTGGAGACAGACGGCCTGCAAGCAGAGGACAACAGCTTTCTGTAACATTTAAAGACACAGCATCTAAAACAATAGATGCTAGATACAATACTAAGAGGTAGATAAATGATCATATAAACATTTGTAGAAAAACGTTTCCTTAGAAAGCTAGGGCATTCCTTCATAAGCAATCTTTTCTATGAACTGTTCCGTCAGGAAAGGTGGGTCCCATGCCGCTGATTAACATTACGCACCGCATGGGTCAACTCCGCAACAGCTCGCTGTATGATTGTACCGATCCACAGCTTTGAAGTAAGCAGCGATTTGTTAACCTTGCAGCGGAATCCAGGGGTCTGACCCAATGCAGGGAAGAGGATCAGCATCTACCCAGACCTGAGTAACCAAACTGCTAAAACAGAGGCAGTCCTACTACGAGGTGAGATCCCAGCTACGCAAGCTAAATTAACTGAAATCCAACTTGTTATTGGGACAGACATGAACACCATTCTGGACATGCGGGACAAATCTGAAAGACCAACTACAATCCACACACAACCAAGGTTCTCCAACATATACTCTCTGATTATCACCTTGTAAGAATATTtagaagataaatacacaacgcagaggacaAGAGGTCAAAAGCACTAAAAGTCAATAGAGTACTAACGGTCAATAgggaattatcaatggaaatagttggttttcagttcaacatctgttaGGAATGTCAGTCCTGAACTTATAGCTACGTGTGGCACGTTCTCATTGGTCCAACCTGAAATAGGATatttgttatttggccattggcccagttttattgcaaggaattctaattggtcaaccccAGGGATGAGTTATAAAACTACATCAtgtccctttgttctgtggagagaaccACAGGACATAATcacaggagagaatcactgaggacaggggagcatGAACATCTACCATCTACCTCCCCGCATGA
It includes:
- the LOC120020879 gene encoding C-Jun-amino-terminal kinase-interacting protein 2-like, producing the protein MADRAEMFSLSTFHSLTPPGCRPSHDISLEEFDDEDLSEITDDCGIGLNYDSDPYEKEGLGFGKSNMHHPVCSFQDDFQEFEMIDDEDEEDEEDEDEVDPDTLPSPTASPPSSPTLGTLKSRPTTLNLTTTVSQDSLNNNSSLSPKKGSWQDSLRNPTSQGRLSPTHSCLEDGSHVTGQCPSQPAPQAPGSQSKGTPPKQAGEGAYPQSPRRPLLCDMEGNRRERPEYGSFGQHKSHPGSNEVINSSADPLIFRVPSLDEQSQCSDTEVDHDLNSADHNHKLSRSCTSTQRRATDTYTVTTESGLDPELENDPDGTSRCLSSTAPIGGNDGADTPLSDEELEKDFDVEFMCKETYDMVCKENQSSVYVEFPSIEPSELASFSSYMSSSRSDVLDQSRSTDQSQRPGAANEVANDSNSPSSDPGIADMNAKRCYTNSDQDQDLSSPGSDSDIEGELEAAFACGGPLVSNMISSISETELDLTSDDSSSGRSSHLTNSIEEASSPTSDQELDPDTELEQDSGIVGMKVSLLLGHVDDDDDNDLPYEHQADPDETLPPAQRCEDSMSRQMVLQIEPDHSLESFKRSFYLPVGPRLIPTHADDYDGNSEGGSESESEDELSENSDSPWLLSNLVNKMISEGSYPISCPEDCFKRSVSISDTISPSSDIEPDAFTEATDEQMQKSGTKSSKEEDKEGRGLRKEGKDRNKREKSAEPPKGNAGKAKERFGSCLYMNNPTADTIRPVIVERYGNRVSTDNNHTQDSEKDFTSPKSGKNTKKKDEDMDVIVEPDNDLMMLEGRKELDSPSLSESVASDKDEGREMETKPTGRSTASLERITTVKHSMTLDIPTAQTNRCFSLTYSTDNDEEEEEEEEGDCSPFLSCLRKQSSYRGSNQYLDSSPPIDESALRSRPDDDGLAYDSMKYTLVVDENTTLELVSLRRCTSVLSDDSELSTLCDDDPLGTGEVGNGRGNGVVQPELLSSSEDSSPEADMHFSKKFLNVFVNSTSRSSSTESFGLFSCTINGEERDQTHRAVYRFIPRHVDELELDVDDPLYVEEEEDDYWYRGYNMRTGERGIFPAFYAHEVIGQSKEIMGMKKNPAWMDSFSVQFLGSVEVPYHQGNGILCAAMQKIAIARKRTVHLRPPSLCELEISLQGVKLVMSLEDEYDTMDEFDRCSHFFQMKNISFCGCHPKNNCYFGFITKHPMLNRFACHVFVSQESMRRVAESVGRAFQEYYQEHLEYACPTEDIYLE